From Peromyscus eremicus chromosome 3, PerEre_H2_v1, whole genome shotgun sequence, one genomic window encodes:
- the Pthlh gene encoding parathyroid hormone-related protein translates to MLRRLVQQWSVLVFLLSYSVPSCGRSVEGLSRRLKRAVSEHQLLHDKGKSIQDLRRRFFLHHLIAEIHTAEIRATSEVSPNSKPAPNTKNHPMRFGSDDEGRYLTQETNKVETYKEQPLKTPGKKKKSKPGKRKEQEKKKRRTRSAWPGTAGSGLLEDPLPHTSKTSLELSLRY, encoded by the exons ATGCTGCGGAGGCTGGTTCAGCAGTGGAGCGTCCTGGTATTCCTGCTCAGCTACTCCGTGCCCTCCTGCGGGCGCTCCGTGGAGGGGCTCAGCCGCAGACT CAAACGCGCAGTGTCAGAGCATCAGCTACTGCATGACAAAGGCAAGTCCATCCAAGACTTGCGCCGCCGCTTCTTCCTCCACCACCTGATAGCAGAGATCCACACAGCCGAAATCAGAGCTACCTCGGAGGTGTCCCCCAACTCCAAGCCTGCTCCCAACACCAAAAACCACCCCATGCGATTCGGGTCAGACGACGAGGGCAGATACCTAACTCAGGAAACCAACAAGGTGGAGACCTACAAAGAACAGCCGCTCAAAACGccggggaagaagaagaagagcaaaCCCGGGAAGCGCAAGGAGCAGGAGAAGAAGAAGCGAAGGACTCGGTCTGCCTGGCCAGGCACAGCGGGGAGCGGCCTGCTTGAGGACCCCCTGCCTCACACCTCCAAAACCTCGCTGGAGCTCAGCTTAAGGTACTAG